A single region of the Undibacterium piscinae genome encodes:
- a CDS encoding DUF4124 domain-containing protein: protein MKFLATTVLSVFGIALAPYAHAELYSCKDAAGHLITSDRPIPECANRAVKVLRNNGLFQREIPAPQTEEDKRKAQIELERKKNEELLEEARLKEERYLLAHYSSEKDIELMRSRSLDVLKERIRLGKEQISTISQILAQLQAEQQNNVKRSSTESNALQHRANEMERSIKKTKAINDSYEVELVRINAQYDQTLKNYREIVSNKKK from the coding sequence ATGAAGTTTCTGGCGACCACAGTATTATCCGTTTTTGGCATAGCGCTTGCTCCGTATGCGCATGCAGAACTGTATAGTTGCAAAGACGCGGCCGGTCACCTTATCACTTCTGATCGTCCTATCCCTGAGTGTGCGAATCGTGCGGTGAAGGTGCTGAGAAATAACGGCTTGTTTCAACGTGAAATTCCGGCACCACAGACGGAAGAGGATAAGCGCAAGGCGCAAATCGAGCTGGAAAGAAAGAAAAATGAAGAGCTGCTGGAAGAGGCCAGGCTGAAAGAAGAGCGCTATCTGCTAGCGCATTACAGCAGCGAGAAAGATATCGAGTTGATGCGCAGCCGTTCTCTGGATGTGCTGAAAGAAAGGATACGGCTGGGCAAAGAGCAGATTTCCACGATTAGTCAGATTTTGGCGCAGCTTCAGGCCGAGCAGCAGAATAATGTTAAAAGATCGAGTACCGAAAGTAATGCGCTTCAGCATAGGGCCAATGAGATGGAGCGCTCGATCAAGAAAACCAAGGCTATCAATGACTCCTATGAAGTGGAACTGGTCCGTATCAATGCGCAGTATGATCAGACGCTCAAAAATTATCGTGAGATAGTCAGCAACAAGAAAAAATGA
- a CDS encoding glutamate--cysteine ligase → MNTPVSDLLNHRLALLDSAAYRPLLATGLRGIERETLRVNGDGSLNTAQHPRALGSALTNPQITTDYSESLLEFITPAETDIAIALDKLDAIHRFVYTELGDQMLWSQSMPCHLPSEEEIPIAWYGTSHIGMIKHVYRRGLALRYGKSMQCIAGIHYNYSLSEDLWKLLQATEQTPGDAQQFQSESYIALIRNFHRYSWLLMYLFGASPALSTEFLRGRPHQLDSMSADTLYLPYATSLRMSDLGYQNNAQDGLVPPYNTLLEYMSSLSRAVRQAYPPYEAMGTQRDGEWIQINTSVLQIENEFYATIRPKRVIRSGERPVEALCRRGVQYIEVRCMDVDPFEPLGISLETSRFLDAFLLFCALDHSPLTNDAEGHENTENFALTVKQGRRPGLHLKRGGEDVSLQAWGLELLEKIAPLAALLDKQRGDQVHAQSMQTQSEKLLDPAKTPSAHVLEAIRAEAGSFAAFALKQSKLLAEQFRARPPSEAETDYFRVLAQASLAEQEQMENSQTGDFDQFITDYRSRTSSQICCEK, encoded by the coding sequence TTGAACACACCAGTAAGCGACCTGTTAAACCACCGACTCGCACTGCTAGACAGCGCAGCCTATCGCCCATTATTAGCAACCGGCTTACGCGGCATAGAACGTGAAACCTTGCGCGTGAACGGTGACGGCAGCTTGAACACCGCACAGCATCCGCGTGCGCTTGGTTCGGCCCTGACCAATCCGCAGATCACCACGGATTACTCGGAATCATTGCTGGAATTCATCACGCCTGCCGAAACCGATATTGCCATCGCACTCGACAAGCTAGACGCCATACATCGCTTCGTCTATACCGAACTGGGTGATCAGATGCTATGGAGCCAATCCATGCCCTGCCATTTGCCGTCAGAAGAGGAGATACCGATTGCCTGGTACGGCACCTCGCATATAGGGATGATCAAGCATGTCTACCGGCGCGGACTGGCACTGCGTTACGGCAAAAGCATGCAATGTATCGCCGGCATCCATTACAACTATTCATTATCCGAAGATCTGTGGAAATTACTACAGGCCACAGAACAAACTCCAGGTGACGCCCAACAATTCCAGTCAGAAAGCTATATTGCCCTGATCCGCAACTTCCATCGCTATAGCTGGTTGCTGATGTATCTGTTTGGCGCTTCACCAGCCTTGTCGACCGAGTTCCTGCGCGGTCGCCCGCATCAACTCGACAGCATGTCTGCCGATACCTTGTATTTGCCGTATGCGACCAGCCTGCGCATGAGCGACTTGGGCTATCAAAACAATGCGCAGGACGGTTTGGTACCGCCTTACAATACTTTGCTGGAATACATGAGCAGCCTGTCGCGTGCAGTGCGCCAGGCTTATCCGCCGTATGAAGCAATGGGAACCCAGCGTGATGGTGAATGGATACAAATTAACACTAGCGTGCTGCAGATAGAAAATGAATTTTACGCAACGATACGGCCAAAGCGCGTGATACGCAGCGGCGAACGCCCGGTCGAAGCACTATGCCGGCGTGGCGTGCAATACATAGAAGTGCGCTGCATGGACGTTGATCCGTTCGAGCCGCTAGGGATCAGCCTGGAAACTTCGCGTTTTCTCGACGCTTTCCTATTATTCTGCGCACTCGACCATAGTCCTCTGACCAATGATGCGGAAGGACATGAAAACACCGAAAACTTCGCCCTGACCGTAAAGCAGGGTCGTCGTCCCGGACTACATTTGAAGCGCGGCGGAGAAGACGTCAGCCTGCAGGCATGGGGTCTGGAACTATTGGAGAAAATTGCTCCTCTGGCGGCGCTGCTAGACAAGCAGCGCGGCGATCAGGTACACGCCCAGAGTATGCAGACGCAGTCGGAAAAGCTGCTTGATCCGGCAAAAACCCCGTCAGCCCACGTGCTCGAAGCGATACGCGCCGAAGCTGGTTCCTTCGCCGCCTTCGCCTTAAAGCAAAGCAAATTACTGGCAGAGCAGTTCAGGGCGCGCCCGCCTAGCGAGGCCGAGACGGATTACTTCCGGGTTCTGGCGCAGGCATCGCTGGCAGAGCAGGAACAGATGGAGAACTCGCAGACCGGCGATTTTGACCAGTTCATTACCGACTACCGCTCCAGAACTTCCAGCCAGATCTGCTGCGAAAAATGA
- a CDS encoding HAMP domain-containing protein yields the protein MNLRKLRIGTRLAIGFGVILAMLIILLVADSFFSASNRRQMIAGLELSNTKSALAANMKSSLLEGGIALRNIGLQSDVGEIDKLKLISKNHRSRFIEARDKLIASGISEEEKSLIAAINTLDSETEEPYKAAYKMILEFNSEEAVKLIATKIDPLQQKAILEINKLVELQAKAALALAADTELRGERLSIILFSICAVMLLIGAAFSLFMTRSITTPLRDALGIAQRVAAGELSFQAAAEGSDEISELINALKDMNDNLHRIVSEVRIGTDAIATASGQISAGNSDLSSRTETQAGALEETASSMEEITATVKHNADNARQANTLVISASDFAVKGGHEVGQVVHTMNSIKDSSRKIVDIIAVIDGIAFQTNILALNAAVEAARAGEQGRGFAVVASEVRNLAQRSANAAKEIKTLIGDSVEKVDAGAKLVDAAGKTMDEIVSSVKHVADIMSEITAAGQEQSAGIEEVNRAITQMDEMTQQNAALVEQAAAAAESMEEQAAGLAKTVSAFKLDQGSGYSMIASTGAPAFLTIF from the coding sequence ATGAATTTACGTAAACTACGTATAGGAACGCGTCTGGCGATAGGTTTTGGCGTTATTCTCGCCATGCTGATCATCTTACTGGTAGCGGATAGCTTTTTCAGCGCCAGCAACCGCCGGCAAATGATCGCGGGATTAGAACTGAGCAATACCAAATCAGCTCTTGCTGCAAACATGAAAAGCAGTTTGCTCGAAGGCGGTATCGCTTTGCGCAATATCGGCTTACAAAGTGATGTAGGCGAAATCGATAAACTCAAACTTATCTCGAAAAATCACCGCAGCCGTTTTATCGAGGCACGTGACAAGTTGATCGCCAGCGGTATCTCCGAAGAAGAAAAAAGCCTGATCGCGGCCATCAATACACTAGACAGCGAAACTGAAGAGCCCTACAAGGCGGCTTACAAGATGATCCTCGAGTTCAATAGTGAGGAAGCAGTCAAGCTGATCGCCACCAAAATCGATCCCTTACAACAGAAAGCCATACTCGAGATCAATAAGCTCGTTGAACTGCAGGCAAAAGCGGCACTAGCTCTGGCCGCAGATACCGAATTACGCGGCGAACGACTGAGCATCATTTTGTTTTCAATTTGTGCCGTCATGCTGCTGATAGGCGCCGCCTTTTCATTGTTCATGACACGTAGCATTACCACCCCTTTGCGCGATGCATTAGGTATTGCACAACGCGTGGCTGCCGGTGAACTTTCGTTTCAAGCCGCAGCTGAGGGCTCCGATGAGATCAGCGAACTAATCAACGCTCTCAAGGACATGAACGACAACCTGCATCGTATCGTCAGCGAAGTCAGGATAGGGACAGATGCGATCGCAACCGCGTCGGGGCAGATCTCGGCAGGTAACTCTGATTTATCTTCGCGCACTGAAACCCAGGCCGGAGCCCTCGAAGAAACCGCCAGCTCCATGGAAGAAATCACGGCTACCGTCAAACATAACGCCGACAATGCCAGACAGGCTAATACGCTGGTCATTTCAGCGTCTGATTTTGCGGTAAAAGGCGGTCACGAGGTCGGACAAGTGGTGCATACCATGAATTCCATCAAGGATAGCTCACGCAAGATCGTCGACATCATTGCCGTCATCGATGGCATCGCCTTTCAAACCAATATCCTGGCATTAAATGCGGCAGTGGAAGCGGCGCGGGCTGGCGAGCAGGGCCGTGGCTTTGCCGTGGTCGCCTCGGAAGTGCGTAATCTGGCGCAACGCAGTGCCAACGCGGCAAAAGAAATCAAGACCCTGATCGGTGACTCGGTAGAAAAAGTGGATGCAGGAGCAAAACTGGTCGATGCCGCCGGCAAAACCATGGATGAGATAGTCAGTTCAGTCAAGCATGTCGCCGACATCATGAGTGAAATCACGGCGGCGGGACAAGAGCAAAGTGCCGGAATAGAAGAAGTCAATCGCGCCATCACACAGATGGATGAAATGACCCAGCAAAATGCGGCATTGGTAGAACAAGCGGCGGCGGCAGCGGAAAGCATGGAAGAGCAGGCCGCAGGATTGGCAAAAACCGTTTCTGCCTTTAAGCTCGATCAGGGCAGCGGATACAGCATGATCGCTTCAACCGGCGCACCGGCCTTTCTGACCATTTTCTAA
- a CDS encoding diguanylate cyclase, whose amino-acid sequence MSKKTAATWSDAAELAAPLIQVNILADSQPLQASQMLLELIAGAGEYADASSLGDLYCRLGNCRVILHDPAAIRDFEAALEYAEKSGKLYLKVDILHSLARTFIAFGDTNSALQYCEKAINLGRTLDDQAMFAQILMTLGLAFAVAQQFERSIEIYAEAAALCRARADKLGLARVLNNWADVLTNSFEVSRDTGFAADVQILDEAILYGRQALDLAEECESFRFQLLTIETLAHAMEVHGMYEVALVELEAGMSKLGGHGFVKEELDIQVRLGALELQLSQAGPAVIRLSKARELALGLGSYPHFADLLKTLSTAYEAAGDFAKALAVYKECHIVTLKSHDQQAQISAQIFAAKLDLDKLQRETESHKSRVSQLENYNRSLNVLVREDSLTGLPNRRALQEHLERVAVTHIGTITFALLDIDHFKRVNDNFSHLIGDEVLRHFGQLIRSCLRAGDMAARIGGEEFALVLERARGSRSVDVCERIRKAIQSYDWSVIAPTLHITASFGITHVKASDDLKSMMERADSALYRAKQAGRNRIEKA is encoded by the coding sequence TTGTCTAAGAAAACTGCTGCTACTTGGAGTGACGCCGCTGAGTTGGCCGCACCCCTGATACAGGTCAATATCCTTGCCGATAGCCAGCCGCTTCAGGCCAGCCAGATGCTGCTCGAGTTGATAGCGGGGGCAGGGGAATATGCCGATGCCTCTTCCTTAGGGGATTTGTATTGTAGATTGGGGAATTGCCGGGTCATTTTGCATGATCCGGCCGCCATCAGGGATTTTGAAGCTGCGCTAGAGTATGCCGAAAAATCCGGCAAGCTATATTTGAAGGTTGATATATTGCACAGTCTGGCGCGTACCTTTATTGCTTTTGGCGATACCAATAGTGCGCTTCAATATTGCGAAAAGGCGATTAATCTCGGGCGAACCCTCGATGATCAGGCCATGTTTGCGCAAATCCTGATGACCTTGGGTCTGGCATTTGCGGTTGCCCAGCAGTTTGAACGCAGCATAGAGATTTATGCCGAAGCGGCGGCGCTATGCCGTGCCCGGGCAGACAAGTTGGGCTTGGCGCGTGTCTTGAATAACTGGGCCGATGTGCTGACAAATTCTTTTGAGGTGAGCCGCGATACCGGTTTTGCTGCCGATGTGCAGATTCTGGATGAGGCGATTCTATACGGACGACAGGCGCTGGATCTGGCCGAAGAGTGTGAGTCGTTCCGGTTTCAGTTGTTGACGATAGAGACGCTGGCACATGCGATGGAAGTTCATGGCATGTATGAGGTGGCATTGGTGGAGCTGGAAGCGGGGATGTCGAAGCTGGGCGGGCATGGCTTTGTCAAGGAAGAACTGGATATACAGGTGCGTCTTGGCGCCCTGGAACTGCAGCTTAGTCAGGCTGGTCCGGCAGTGATCCGGTTGAGCAAGGCACGCGAACTGGCCTTAGGCTTGGGCAGTTATCCGCATTTCGCTGATTTGTTGAAAACCTTGTCGACCGCGTATGAGGCTGCCGGTGATTTTGCTAAGGCGCTGGCGGTGTATAAGGAATGTCATATCGTTACGCTGAAATCCCACGACCAGCAGGCACAGATCAGTGCCCAGATATTTGCCGCAAAACTCGATCTGGATAAATTGCAGAGAGAGACCGAGTCGCATAAGTCGCGCGTGAGTCAACTGGAGAACTATAACCGCAGCCTGAATGTGCTGGTAAGGGAAGATAGCCTGACCGGTCTGCCTAACCGGCGTGCCTTGCAAGAGCACCTGGAGCGGGTGGCGGTCACGCATATAGGTACGATTACCTTTGCGCTACTGGATATCGATCATTTCAAACGGGTTAACGATAATTTTTCTCACTTGATCGGTGATGAGGTATTGCGTCATTTTGGCCAGTTAATCCGTTCTTGTTTGCGCGCCGGTGATATGGCGGCGCGCATCGGTGGCGAAGAGTTTGCGCTGGTACTGGAACGCGCCCGCGGTAGTCGTTCGGTCGATGTCTGTGAGCGCATCCGTAAGGCAATACAGAGCTATGACTGGAGCGTGATTGCCCCCACCTTGCATATTACCGCCAGCTTCGGTATCACCCATGTCAAGGCTAGTGATGACCTGAAGAGCATGATGGAAAGGGCGGACAGCGCGTTATACCGTGCCAAGCAAGCTGGTCGTAACCGGATAGAGAAGGCCTAG
- a CDS encoding PAS domain S-box protein, whose amino-acid sequence MSTASKLKRRMNADSVLLGFFAVIVFVVLAQLWWSLAQDKQQTLVSERANGLVAARILEEHAAQTLQDGVQKLDNVASAMSTMAADDSSIHQLLQAYDLQDSRFIKALQYVDLSGNSWITSPDYPAHQVNIKDRKYIQYLLAHPGHTQPVIGRPYQSSYDSQLVLPLARNMYDMEHRHMGIISTDIRLSYFANVYAKVAKESNAMLSLIADEGYVIVRSPFEARYVDRDIAAYPVMQSLARMPQEGDFEDASLLDDEFSRLYTYRKVAGFALTMLYGRDFDSILSDYYSRMEKRILFTASVLLLFCMMIWILRSQIRKLRQSEAALRNTEFQFSEIFQRSPVPLLLINVDKWSIDAINDACLNLFGYQRQQVIGLMHIKLFDFWYDNSQRLGFVRRLMKDQHVEDYEAKFRRIDGQCITCLVSARIYDTGSDAERMFIMTQKDITLQRQIEQQMQDLNTQLEQRVASRTVKLEHSNAELAEALSTLKKMQSELIRSEKLASLGSLVAGIAHELNTPIGNSVMVASTLQDETQRLLKEVQGGKVSRGSFDTFLGQMGFGTDVLMRSLTRAADLIRSFKHVAVDQSNDMRRQFDLREVLDEIILTSAPLYQKTLFSLEKNLEDGIKMDSFPGAIGQVLTNLISNSITHGFDKRSTGKMQLRVARSVGEMVSLSFDDDGIGISAAHLKKVFDPFFTTKLGQGGSGLGMNIVYNLVTEVLGGSIDILSQPGQGTHITIVLPIVAPEPLARAQAQA is encoded by the coding sequence ATGAGCACCGCTAGCAAATTGAAGCGCCGTATGAATGCCGACAGTGTATTGTTGGGATTTTTTGCCGTCATTGTTTTTGTCGTGCTGGCGCAGCTGTGGTGGAGCCTGGCGCAGGATAAGCAACAGACCCTGGTTTCCGAGCGTGCCAATGGTCTGGTAGCGGCGCGTATCCTGGAAGAGCATGCGGCGCAAACCCTACAGGACGGCGTACAAAAACTCGATAACGTCGCCAGCGCCATGAGCACTATGGCTGCCGATGACAGCTCGATACACCAGCTGTTGCAGGCCTATGACCTGCAGGACAGCCGGTTTATCAAGGCGCTGCAATACGTAGACTTATCCGGCAATAGCTGGATTACCTCACCTGACTATCCGGCGCATCAGGTCAATATCAAGGATAGAAAGTACATACAGTATCTGCTCGCTCATCCCGGGCATACCCAGCCGGTGATCGGGCGGCCCTATCAAAGCAGTTATGACAGTCAGTTGGTATTGCCGCTGGCACGGAATATGTACGATATGGAGCATCGTCATATGGGGATTATCAGTACCGACATCAGGCTCTCGTATTTTGCCAATGTCTATGCCAAGGTCGCCAAAGAGAGCAATGCGATGCTGTCCCTGATCGCCGATGAAGGCTATGTGATCGTGCGATCGCCGTTCGAGGCACGCTATGTCGACCGTGATATCGCCGCATATCCGGTGATGCAAAGCCTGGCCCGGATGCCGCAGGAAGGTGATTTTGAGGATGCCTCATTGCTTGATGATGAATTTTCGCGCTTGTACACCTATCGTAAGGTGGCGGGATTTGCGCTGACCATGTTATACGGGCGCGACTTTGACAGCATATTGAGCGACTACTATTCCCGGATGGAAAAGCGCATTTTGTTCACCGCTTCGGTGCTTTTGCTGTTTTGCATGATGATCTGGATTTTACGTTCGCAAATACGTAAATTGCGGCAGTCGGAGGCGGCTCTGCGCAACACCGAATTTCAGTTTTCTGAAATTTTTCAGCGCTCGCCGGTGCCTTTGTTACTGATTAATGTAGACAAATGGAGTATCGATGCCATTAACGATGCCTGTTTGAATCTGTTTGGCTATCAAAGGCAGCAGGTAATCGGCTTAATGCACATTAAGCTCTTTGATTTTTGGTACGATAATTCGCAGCGTTTGGGCTTTGTCAGGCGCTTGATGAAGGATCAGCATGTCGAAGACTACGAAGCCAAATTTCGCCGTATCGACGGTCAATGCATTACTTGCCTGGTGTCTGCCCGCATCTATGATACGGGGAGTGACGCTGAGCGAATGTTCATCATGACCCAGAAAGACATCACCTTGCAGCGCCAGATTGAACAGCAAATGCAGGATCTCAATACGCAGCTGGAGCAAAGGGTTGCTTCCCGCACGGTAAAGCTGGAACACTCGAATGCCGAATTGGCAGAGGCGTTGAGCACGCTAAAAAAAATGCAATCAGAGTTGATACGCTCGGAAAAGCTCGCCTCTCTCGGTTCGCTGGTTGCCGGTATTGCGCACGAGCTCAATACGCCGATAGGTAATAGTGTCATGGTTGCCAGCACCTTGCAGGATGAGACTCAGCGTTTGCTCAAGGAGGTGCAGGGCGGCAAGGTCAGCCGCGGTTCATTCGATACTTTTCTCGGTCAAATGGGCTTTGGTACCGATGTATTGATGCGCTCGCTAACCCGGGCCGCTGACTTGATCCGCAGCTTCAAGCATGTCGCGGTCGATCAATCCAATGACATGCGCCGCCAGTTTGATCTACGTGAAGTGCTTGATGAAATTATCCTGACCAGTGCACCGCTCTATCAAAAAACGCTGTTTTCCCTGGAAAAAAACCTTGAGGATGGCATCAAGATGGATAGTTTTCCGGGCGCGATAGGACAAGTGCTGACCAATCTGATCAGTAATTCGATTACCCATGGTTTTGACAAGCGTAGCACCGGAAAAATGCAGCTGAGGGTCGCCCGCAGCGTCGGTGAAATGGTCAGCTTGAGCTTTGATGATGATGGTATAGGTATTTCTGCGGCGCATCTGAAGAAGGTATTTGACCCGTTTTTCACCACTAAATTAGGGCAGGGTGGTTCCGGCCTGGGGATGAATATCGTCTATAACCTGGTCACTGAAGTGTTGGGCGGTAGTATTGATATTCTCAGCCAACCCGGACAGGGAACCCACATTACCATCGTATTGCCCATCGTGGCTCCGGAACCTCTGGCAAGGGCTCAAGCGCAGGCTTAG
- a CDS encoding DUF1700 domain-containing protein — MGKTENKFGNKFENKTGYMNALRQELDGLPADTIEDCMWSYEGKFIDAMLAGRSEAEIVASLPAPALVAAQKRAGIRRARVGSTVSKAASLLPGALGVLVFNCFMLIPAFMYSAILFAAYLSSLAFYVAGIVITAASLSGVTQIKFDLPLSQAPTSSMASAAGADTVVKPEVKLVISPEGIVVDDDGISAVSIPGQVSPAPSTFQVEIENHVTSENTFQGLGLLAGGIALLMLSLWMTRSSYRGLKNYLQWNFSLLRAPVTAAA; from the coding sequence ATGGGTAAGACTGAAAATAAGTTCGGGAATAAATTCGAGAATAAGACCGGATACATGAACGCACTGCGGCAAGAGTTGGACGGGCTGCCGGCGGACACGATTGAAGACTGCATGTGGTCGTACGAGGGAAAGTTTATTGATGCCATGCTTGCCGGTCGCAGCGAGGCGGAGATTGTCGCTAGCCTGCCCGCACCGGCCCTGGTTGCCGCGCAAAAGCGTGCCGGCATACGCCGTGCCAGAGTCGGCAGCACGGTCAGCAAGGCCGCGAGTCTGCTGCCTGGCGCGCTCGGTGTGCTGGTCTTCAATTGTTTTATGTTAATTCCTGCCTTTATGTATAGCGCCATCTTATTTGCGGCTTATCTCAGCTCACTGGCCTTTTATGTTGCCGGTATCGTGATTACTGCGGCCAGCCTGTCTGGCGTGACGCAAATCAAGTTCGATCTTCCTTTGTCCCAGGCACCAACCAGTTCCATGGCCTCAGCGGCAGGCGCTGATACTGTGGTAAAGCCAGAAGTGAAGCTAGTGATTTCTCCGGAGGGGATTGTTGTTGATGATGACGGCATTTCTGCGGTATCTATTCCCGGGCAGGTAAGTCCGGCTCCATCGACATTTCAGGTCGAGATCGAGAATCATGTGACAAGTGAAAACACCTTTCAGGGGCTGGGCTTGTTAGCGGGCGGTATTGCCTTGCTGATGCTGAGTTTATGGATGACCCGCAGCAGTTACCGGGGATTGAAAAACTACCTGCAATGGAATTTCTCCTTGTTGCGCGCTCCGGTCACTGCCGCTGCCTGA
- a CDS encoding DUF2807 domain-containing protein: protein MKTILRTGLGMLILAVVLTAASTLLMRAYAATGAVTGAVTGNTSALVSSESRPLETGIVNVVLSGPIDLELKRGDTPHMLIKGDANMLPRVTSRVEGNTLYLGTRGIIVLIRQPLKVELSLPALEKLQTQGSGDSQVSGFHGSRLELSVTGSGDLGFDGNYQQVQARSSGSADIALNFTQLDSLELVLQGSGDARLKGQAKVLNLKLSGSGDLYASAMKAKQVSVFSSGSSEVQVFAEQAITVRALGSGNTTIYGKPAKRMIERSGSGEISWQ, encoded by the coding sequence ATGAAAACCATCCTTCGAACCGGTCTGGGCATGCTGATACTGGCGGTAGTACTGACCGCCGCCAGTACCCTCTTGATGCGTGCGTATGCGGCTACCGGCGCAGTTACCGGCGCAGTTACTGGTAATACCAGTGCCTTGGTGAGCAGTGAAAGTCGCCCGCTTGAGACGGGCATTGTGAACGTCGTGTTAAGCGGGCCGATTGATCTGGAACTTAAGCGAGGAGATACGCCGCACATGCTGATCAAGGGCGATGCGAATATGCTGCCTCGCGTCACTAGCAGGGTGGAAGGCAATACCTTATATCTTGGTACGCGCGGAATTATTGTCCTGATACGTCAGCCATTGAAAGTGGAACTGAGTTTGCCGGCGCTGGAAAAATTGCAGACGCAGGGCAGTGGCGATAGCCAGGTAAGCGGGTTTCACGGGAGCCGGCTGGAGTTGTCTGTGACCGGTTCCGGCGACCTAGGTTTTGACGGAAATTATCAGCAGGTGCAGGCGCGTTCCAGTGGTAGCGCAGATATCGCATTGAATTTTACACAGCTCGACAGCCTGGAATTGGTGCTGCAAGGTTCTGGTGATGCCAGGTTGAAAGGGCAGGCTAAAGTATTGAATCTCAAGCTATCCGGTTCCGGTGATTTGTATGCCTCTGCCATGAAGGCGAAACAAGTCAGCGTATTTTCTTCCGGCTCATCTGAAGTGCAAGTGTTTGCGGAGCAAGCAATCACGGTGCGTGCTTTGGGTAGCGGCAATACCACTATTTACGGCAAGCCGGCCAAGCGCATGATAGAGCGCAGTGGCTCAGGGGAGATAAGCTGGCAGTAG
- a CDS encoding HlyD family efflux transporter periplasmic adaptor subunit — MLHPSDRLQSHQLANLRESLRRSRAGSHTKTPTAKAAPQRLADGSLFIPKPVQRQLGVRTQVLSISALAATVELNGKVIADPDTGGRVQAAFSGSIVPAPKGMPLLGRKVVKGELLAYLRPVGSAIERGNQQAQQAELEAQLSIASHKLARYEQLTGAVPQKEIEAARIERDAYQKRRDFVSASIHGNEPLLAPASGVISVSNVVAGQVVDAREILFEIVDSSRLAVEALAYDASIPANLISATGLAGSTALDLKFIGSGGQLREQALPLLFRISSAQTMVAVGQPLKVIVATAQGIKGAALPRAALVKNAAGESVVWVHTEAERFVARRVRQQALDASRIAVTDGLHEGDRVVIAAASLLSEVR; from the coding sequence ATCCTCCACCCCTCTGATCGCCTACAATCTCATCAACTAGCCAACTTGCGTGAATCGCTGCGGCGCAGTCGCGCCGGATCGCATACAAAGACGCCAACTGCGAAGGCCGCACCACAAAGACTAGCCGATGGCAGCCTGTTTATTCCTAAACCGGTACAGCGTCAGTTAGGCGTGCGTACGCAAGTGCTCAGTATCAGCGCACTGGCGGCAACGGTGGAGCTGAACGGCAAGGTGATTGCCGACCCCGATACCGGTGGCCGGGTGCAGGCGGCGTTTTCCGGCAGCATTGTGCCAGCGCCAAAAGGCATGCCGCTGTTGGGGCGAAAAGTCGTTAAGGGCGAGTTATTGGCGTATTTACGTCCGGTAGGCAGTGCCATCGAACGCGGCAATCAACAGGCGCAACAGGCTGAACTGGAAGCGCAATTGAGTATCGCCAGCCATAAGCTGGCGCGCTACGAACAGCTGACCGGGGCGGTGCCGCAAAAGGAAATCGAAGCGGCGCGCATAGAGCGTGACGCCTACCAAAAACGGCGTGACTTCGTCAGTGCCAGCATTCATGGCAACGAGCCCTTGCTGGCACCGGCCAGCGGTGTGATCAGCGTCAGTAATGTGGTCGCCGGTCAGGTAGTCGATGCCAGGGAAATTTTGTTTGAGATCGTCGATAGCAGCCGCTTGGCGGTAGAGGCGCTGGCTTACGATGCCAGCATTCCGGCTAACCTGATCTCGGCGACCGGATTGGCGGGCAGCACGGCGCTGGATCTGAAATTCATAGGCAGTGGCGGCCAGTTGCGTGAACAGGCCTTGCCTTTGCTGTTCCGCATCAGTAGTGCGCAAACGATGGTGGCGGTGGGTCAGCCGCTCAAGGTGATCGTCGCTACCGCGCAGGGCATCAAGGGGGCGGCATTACCGCGTGCGGCACTGGTCAAAAATGCCGCCGGTGAGAGCGTGGTATGGGTGCATACCGAGGCCGAGCGCTTCGTGGCACGCCGGGTCCGCCAGCAAGCCTTAGATGCCAGCCGTATCGCCGTCACCGATGGCCTGCATGAAGGGGATCGCGTTGTGATCGCCGCTGCCAGCCTATTGTCCGAGGTGCGCTGA